A window from Henckelia pumila isolate YLH828 unplaced genomic scaffold, ASM3356847v2 CTG_466, whole genome shotgun sequence encodes these proteins:
- the LOC140872476 gene encoding importin subunit beta-1 yields MAMEVTQVLLSAQAVDSTVRKHAEETLKQFQEQNLPGFLLSLSGELASEEKPVESRKLAGLILKNALDAKEQHRKYELVQRWLSLDAAVKSQIKACLLQTLSSTASDARSTASQVIAKVAGIELPHHQWPELVGSLLSNIHQVPSHVKQATLETLGYLCEEVGPEVVDQDQVNKILTAVVQGMNANEGNTDVRLAATRALYNALGFAQANFSNDMERDYIMRVVCEATLSPEGKIRQAAFECLVSIGSAYYDKLTPYIQDIFNITSKAVREDAEPVALQAIEFWSSICDEEIDILEEYGGGFTADSDVPCYYFIKQALPALVPMLLETLLKQEEDQDQDEGAWNLAMAGGTCLGLVARTVGDDIVPLVMPFIEENITKGDWRQREAATYAFGSILEGPSPDKLTPIVNVALNFMLTALTNDPNSHVKDTTAWTLGRIFEFLHGSTVETPIITSANCQQIITVLLQSMKDAPNVSEKACGALYFLAQGYEDVGSTSPLTPYFQEIVQSLLNVTHREDAGESRLRTAAYETLNEVVRCSTDETAHLVLELVQVLMTELHKTLEAQKLSSDEREKQNELQGLLCGCLQVIIQKLGASEPTKYAFMQYADQIMNLFLRVFASRSATVHEEAMLAIGALAYATGHNFAKYMPDFYKYLEMGLQNFEEYQVCAVTVGVVGDLCRALEAAIIPYCDGIMTQLLKDLSSNQLHRSVKPPIFSCFGDIALAIGENFEKYLMYSMPMLQSAAELSAHTSGVDDEMLEYTNLLRNGILEAYSGIFQGFKNSPKTQLLIPYAPHILQFLDSIYMEKDMDDVVMKTAIGVLGDLADTLGSNAGSLIQQSLSSKDFLNECLSSDDHLIKESAEWARMAISRAISV; encoded by the exons ATGGCTATGGAAGTTACTCAGGTTCTTCTAAGTGCGCAAGCAGTTGATTCAACAGTTAGAAAGCACGCTGAGGAGACCTTGAAACAGTTTCAGGAACAAAACCTACCTGGTTTCTTGTTATCCCTTTCTGGCGAGCTTGCTAGTGAGGAAAAACCAGTTGAAAGCCGGAAACTGGCAGGTTTGATTCTTAAAAATGCTTTGGATGCTAAGGAGCAGCACAGAAAGTACGAGCTTGTGCAAAGATGGTTATCATTAGATGCGGCTGTGAAGAGCCAAATCAAGGCATGCTTGTTACAGACCCTCTCCTCGACTGCATCTGATGCGAGGTCCACAGCATCACAAGTCATTGCAAAAGTTGCAGGCATTGAACTGCCGCATCATCAGTGGCCTGAGCTGGTAGGATCCCTTCTATCAAATATCCACCAGGTTCCTTCCCATGTCAAGCAAGCTACTCTTGAAACACTGGGGTACTTGTGTGAGGAGGTTGGTCCAGAGGTTGTTGATCAAGATCAAGTAAACAAAATTCTTACAGCTGTGGTTCAAGGCATGAATGCGAATGAAGGAAACACAGATGTCAGGCTTGCTGCCACCCGGGCTCTTTATAATGCTCTGGGATTTGCCCAGGCTAACTTTTCTAATGATATGGAGCGAGATTACATAATGAGAGTTGTTTGTGAGGCCACACTCTCACCCGAAGGGAAGATCCGGCAGGCTGCGTTTGAGTGTTTGGTCTCGATTGGGTCAGCATATTATGACAAGTTAACTCCATACATTCAAGACATTTTCAATATCACTTCCAAGGCTGTCCGAGAAGATGCTGAGCCGGTTGCTCTTCAGGCAATTGAGTTTTGGAGCTCCATATGCGATGAGGAAATTGATATTTTGGAAGAGTATGGAGGTGGTTTTACCGCAGATTCTGATGTCCCATGCTATTATTTTATTAAGCAGGCACTACCTGCTCTCGTTCCTATGTTATTAGAGACACTCCTTAAGCAAGAAGAAGATCAGGATCAGGATGAGGGTGCTTGGAATCTTGCAATGGCTGGTGGAACATGCCTTGGTTTGGTTGCCCGAACTGTTGGGGATGACATTGTTCCTCTCGTCATGCcatttatcgaagagaatataACTAAGGGAGACTGGAGGCAAAGAGAAGCTGCCACGTATGCATTTGGTTCCATATTAGAAGGACCTTCACCTGACAAGCTAACTCCTATTGTCAATGTTGCTTTAAATTTCATGCTCACTGCCTTGACTAATGATCCAAATAGCCATGTTAAGGATACAACTGCGTGGACCCTGGGAAGAATATTTGAATTTCTTCATGGTTCAACTGTGGAGACTCCTATCATTACCTCAGCAAACTGCCAACAGATTATCACAGTTCTCCTCCAGAGCATGAAAGACGCTCCTAATGTCTCTGAGAAAGCATGTGGCGCTCTCTATTTCTTAGCTCAAGGTTACGAGGATGTGGGCTCAACATCACCTTTGACACCTTATTTCCAGGAAATTGTTCAGTCCCTTCTCAACGTTACTCATAGAGAAGATGCTGGTGAGTCTCGACTTAGGACAGCTGCCTATGAGACCCTAAATGAAGTTGTAAGGTGTTCGACTGATGAAACTGCTCACTTAGTGTTGGAGCTAGTTCAAGTACTCATGACTGAGCTTCACAAGACTCTCGAAGCACAGAAACTTTCTTCTGATGAGAGAGAGAAGCAGAACGAATTACAAGGCCTTCTGTGTGGTTGCTTGCAGGTCATCATCCAGAAATTAGGTGCATCGGAACCAACCAAGTATGCTTTTATGCAGTACGCAGATCAGATAATGAATCTTTTTTTACGAGTTTTTGCTAGTAGAAGTGCCACTGTTCATGAAGAAGCCATGCTCGCCATTGGTGCCCTTGCCTATGCGACAGGTCACAACTTTGCCAAGTACATGCCTGACTTTTATAAGTATTTGGAGATGGGACTTCAGAATTTTGAGGAATATCAAGTCTGTGCTGTCACCGTTGGTGTTGTAGGGGATTTGTGCAGGGCTTTGGAGGCTGCTATTATACCTTATTGTGATGGAATAATGACCCAGCTTCTTAAAGACTTGTCAAGCAACCAGTTGCACCGGTCTGTGAAGCCTCCAATCTTTTCATGCTTTGGTGACATAGCTCTGGCAATTGGAGAGAACTTTGAGAAGTATTTGATGTATTCCATGCCCATGTTGCAGAGTGCTGCAGAGTTGTCTGCCCACACCTCAGGTGTTGATGATGAAATGTTGGAATATACTAACCTCCTAAGGAATGGAATTTTAGAGGCATATTCTGGGATATTTCAGGGATTCAAGAACTCTCCTAAAACCCAACTTCTGATTCCGTATGCACCTCACATTCTGCAATTCCTGGACAGCATTTACATGGAGAAAGATAT GGATGATGTCGTGATGAAAACTGCAATAGGAGTCCTCGGAGATCTAGCTGATACTTTGGGCAGTAATGCGGGTTCTTTGATTCAGCAGTCTCTGTCAAGCAAAGACTTTTTAAATGAATGCTTGTCTTCAGATGACCATTTGATTAAAGAATCTGCTGAGTGGGCCAGGATGGCCATTAGTCGTGCCATATCTGTTTGA